ctataaataaaggttaaagtTACACATAATGCcgcaattaaaacaaatgttgcactttgaaaagaaacaaacaatggcGTATTttaccaatatatccactaaTTAATCATTCAGGAGGAGCTGAATCTTTCACCGGATGTAAATAAACTTTTCGTCGGTCAGGTTGAGAAGACTCACTTTTCTAGGAACCGGCGCTGCTGCCCCCCTACGGCGAAGTTGTGTTACTACGGCTGTTAAAAATTATCACGTTAAATGATGCGGTGCAACGCAACTCAATGAATGTTGGTTATTctaaaaaagtaatttcaacTGAGTGAAGTAACTTATGATGGTTTTCAACAAAATGTAGAAGAAATGTCCCGAAGTTCATGCTTGTTAAATGTTTACAATTGTTTATTACTGGGCTTTACCCTAAATCTTTTGTTAAAAGACACACAATTTTTGCATTCaagttttaattattataataaaaatgagaGGTTATAAAACcagattttcatattttcttattttcttgcacCTCAGAGGTAGCTTGGGCCATGGTGTGCTAACTGTGTAAGCCTGATTATCTATGCagaaaataatcatttgattttatttaattacatttccaGTAgcccacaaaaacaaacacacacacagacagatcaaTTGATCCACAGACACAATTTTTTAGtgattaaaagacaaaaacgtACTCCAAACTCTTTCTCAAATGACTGCGAACATATCACTTCTAATTTCATATATTGACACaaattttcattatattttgaatgttttattttgctaCCTCTTTGAGCTTACTCCACTCCACTCAAACTACTTCATGCTGAGGATAAGAAACAGGCATTATATTAAAACCTACTGCAGCCAACTGGCTTTTGATCTCATTTTCCAAGGTGGAAAAATGTTTGGTATTCAGGTTGAGCTGCATCTGCACTCCCAAATCTACGAACGGTAGAGCAGAGACGGATGTGGTGTGTAATTCTTCGCTAAACAatcaggagaagaagaatgaaacAAGCTAAAATTTGCTTTCAACTTATTTTATTGCTGTTACTTGACCAAGCATTGCAAGGTAAGTTAGACCAGATCTTTTAACAGGCTGTGTGATGTAAAAATCCTTACATTATTGAAGATATTGTATGCACTGTTTGATGTGTTGCAGCGAATGCAGGTGCTGACAGTTTGACTGCAGAGATTATTTTCAGTTAAATCATGAGTAATTCTTGGTATTTTCTTTAGATGTTGCTGCAGGAAAACATCCAACCCGTCAGAAAATTGGCACATCAGGATTTAATGCAAACCTGATGTTTGAGGTATCTTCTTCATTTTAGAGGTAACTGAAGTCGACACCTTGCTGTTTGGCTCACAGAGTAACTGatatccttttttttcataCTGTGAGCAGATCTTGCTTTATGGTGTGGAGATGGACCAGTACAACAACATCGTGCTGCTTGACAGAGAGCTGGCCTCAATGAGGTCAGGACGGGCTTTCCTGTCTCAGATCAACGACAACATCCCCAGAAGTAGAAGCTCCATGGTGCAGATGGTGACCATGCTGAAGGATGAAAGGAGGAGGCCGCTGACTCAGGATCAGTTTGAGAGATTGATCTTGACCATGGTGTACTCTGCTCACCAGGCCCAGAGTCAGGAAAAAGAGGAACAAGACGCCTGGGCTGGAGTGCTCCTCCAGCTGGCAAACATTACAGCCCATGACCTACGTGGAAGCTATCTATTTAGTTATACCTGATTAACCCTGTTGTTCTGTATGAGCTCTTTACAATAAAACAGTTGGCGAAAATTCCTGTGAGAATGCATTTTTAAACGTATGACAGATTTGGAAAAAattggttctctccgggttttctGGCTTCTTCCTACCCCCAAAAACTTGCACTTCAGGTTTTAAATTgcccacaggtgtgtgtttgtttgtttgtctatatgtggctccgtggtgcactggcattgcgctCGGAGTGTAACCCTGCCTATTGCCCGCAGTTGGCTGGGACCGACTCCAGCACTCCTCGacctgcgacagcggatgaagctggtatgaatgaatgaatgaaaaatgagatgAGTCAATTTAGAACATTGtagtagaaaaaaacatttttgagaacgtaaacaaatttatttcagTACtcttataaaaataatttctgaaacatttttaaaaccaacaacaacctaGCTATCAGCTCAAATAACTAAACAAGGGAATAAATGGATTATCATAAACTATCAGTTTACTTCTTCCTCATCTGGGCCTGTTTTTTAGTCTTCGTCCCTGATTCTTCCAGAGAAGCCAGTTTCTTCTTGAGCTTTGGATCTGAAGCAGGACCTTTCCTGTTCCTGCTCAGATTCCTGAAGAGGTCTCTGTTGTAAGATTTCACTGAGAACAAGGGTTCCTCCTGAGAAATTTTTCCTCTGTTCCACAACAGTAATGACATACCTGTGAGTGAACACGAAGCAGCTTTAGCAACACGGTAGGACAGCACCATGAGAGAACTGCAGGTGCTTAAGAGGAACTCACCCATCCCAGAGGCGATAACGTCACCCAATGGATTGAATTTGTTGATCTATagataaacatttttgttttagtgaGCTCAGTTTTGTTCCAAAGGTTTTACTGATCTTTTAAATGCATGCTTACAGATTTGATTCCTGCAGCAGTAGGATCTTCAATCTGGCACACTAACTCTGCTGTATTGGAGTCAAATATGTCGATGGTTCTTTCATCTCCAGGGAAAATCCGGTCATCGGGGTAGCGGCCCACCACAAATAGGTCATAAAATGGGTGCCATGTGGCCTTAAGACAAATAACAGCAGCATTCTCTTAAATGAAATGTCATGTATGAAAACCATTCCTGCATCCCTCCCTTCATTTAAGATATGGCTTCTTATATCAGGCATACCCTCATCCCTGCCTGTGTAAACAACACTGTTCATATAAAAATGCATTGTATGACTTCATGTAAgtaatttcaattttttacatttctatgcaagtcacaaaaaacaaacatagaaAAGAAACGGACCTTTATGGGCGTGAGATGCTGAAACTGTCTGTGTGGATGTTGGATGATGTGTTGTGGCTTTGACCAATCAGGAGAGGAGTACACTCGGATCTGGTCGTACTGATCTGTGGTCAGCAGCTTGGAGCAGTCCAGTGGGTTAAAATAGGCTGTGAACATAAAGAATGACTTGGAAATCACTTTCACCTGACACCGACAAGCACACAAGTGAGGGCAGACAACCAGAGTCATCACAAAAAACAGGACGCGTCACGTATCACTGACCGTTTTATGGTTAAGCTacacaaaaattaaaagtaaagacTGGAAACTGAAGAGATCGCTAGAAACATCTTCatgtcacaacaacaacaacaacaacaacaggacaaACTAGTAAAGTGTTACCAGAGTTGACGGCTTTCTCGTGAGGCAGGTCGTGGAGGaagctgtttttgtctttgaggTTTCTCAGGTCCCAAAGTTTAACTGTGTGGTCAACCGAAGCAGTCGCCAAAAGCCAGTCGCAGCGGGTGTTGAACTCTGCATGGCTCACTTTGGTTTTGTGCAACTTGTCACTGAAAACCTGTAATTTAAGACAAAAATCacagaaaatttaaattcaCACCTTTTCAGCTCAGTCATAACACATTCGTCTGTAGGCTCTTCTCCTGGAGTGGACACACACCTTATGGCCATCCAGACTGAGGAGTAGGAGCTGTCCTGCATTGTCTCCAGTCACCAGCATCTGTCGGCTTGCAGACACATCTAAGCAGCAGTACCAGTAACTGTGACAGACACAGGAAAAGTTCATCTACCGGATTGAACAGGTAGAACACTAAACGCATCACTAAAATGTTATTAGGTCAGCTCGACTGTCTGGAATGCCTATAACCTGATTGAAGCGACTGACTGAAATTAGATTTAAATAATTACTGTCATATCAGAGTCAAAAAGCCAAAAGTGTTAGTTGAACTAATGAGGACAACAATGTCACATTTTTGTCCATGCCATGGTCCTGAGTATGTTTCCTCACCAGACATTGTGGTCTTCGTGGCCACAGTCTGGAGTTCTGGACAGGATAATGGGTCTTTGGCTCTCAAAGTTCTGCAGGGTCAATGTTCCCTCAACAGAAGCCACATAGACCTTGGACGAGTCCCTCGGGCAAAATTTCATCCCTCCGATAGAGTCTCCTGCTCCGTTCTgtgcaaacaaacataaatgcaGGCCTATGAAAGGGAGCCTTTAGTAAACACTGCCAGATGGGTAGCATTAAACTAATAGGGTGGCCTGGTAGAGAGACTAGTTCTGGACAGAAAGCCGTGAACGTTTCAGCCTGTAACTGTAGTTAACAACTCTTAGTCATTCAAACAACTTACCCCTTGAATAAAACTTCGTTTAGAGGGCGTCTCAGTGTTACCCAGGTAAATGTCACCACCCTTGGATGCTGCAGCCAAAGTGGAGGGCTGAGTGGGATGCCACTCCAGACAGGTGAGCCTACGGTCCACGGGGCTGACGGTATTGTAGAACTCATAGGTTGACAACAAGCGAACAAACGGCCCCTGAAGACACTACAAGAGCCAACACAGTTAAATGAACGACTGATCACTGACCAACCATTGATCTCTCACTCTAAAGTAGTTTAAAGCTGTGACCTCCATGAATGTTTTGTACATAACCAAAGATAACTCGAGAACACTGCGGACAGACACTTTAACCATCATCTGTTTACAGAAGTAGTACACAATTATTTATCTTTGGCTGGAGTATTGTTTTAGGAGGAAGAGATTTCTCAGTACGGCTGGAGTGAACTGGCTCGTACACGAGACCATGTGGTGCAGCATAACTCACAGCCACACTGAGTCGGAGCAGGTGATCACCACTCCTTGTTACTAAACAAAATCATTCCTCGCGCATGTTTCTACAAGCCCTTGAGGtctacaacaaaaaagaaaaaaagtaaaaagtatgGCTATAGAAACTCTAACAATAGATCAATCAAGCACGAAATGCTCAGATTAACAGATTAACCTTAACGTGGGTGAATTTCATAGAAAATACCACATGTAGACAAAGCCTGTGTTCAAAATACTGAGTTTGTGATAAGGGACCCTGAAGACTAAGAATTAACTTCGTAGCAAAAGCATCACTTCAGcactggtccctctgtccaggCTGGAGTCTCACCCGTCTCAACTGCGAGGGAAGACTTTGCCCCAGTGCATTCTGGTAAATGTAGTGCAGGATGCTTCCACGTCCATTCTTCCGTGGGACTCCTGCAAACTTTGGAGGTGTCTCTGTGACGCGGAGAACACACCGTTAGTCAGGACATGTTCATGTCGTGTGGAGTGAAGCTGACCTGTCAGGTCTGCAGAccttgtttgttgtttcctgCATCTTTCCTGTCTCGTAGTTTTTTGGAGAGGGATGGGGTCGAGCCGCCTCTGGTTCTTCTCCTCGCGTCACCTTTGGCTTCGGAAGCAGAGGACTCCTTCGTCGCTTTCCCTTTCATGTCTGTCCTAACAACAAACTCTGTTTGATATCACCACACAAAACATGCACGATGTGACTCGTAGCAAACCACAAttgataaatgtaatataaaactCACCTGGACTTGTCACTGTTCGGACTCGGTGTTATACAACAGAAACTCTTGTGTTTGCATAACACAGCTGTCCACGTGAATTTAGTTTTGGCTCTTCTTCCTCCGTTACTATTGTGATTGGTAAACAACTGTTGGTGCGCATTACTGCCACCTTCTGGCAACTACGTGATTCCAATTGGACTTACTGTGTACAGTACTACATTCTTCAACgatagtacacacacacacacacacacacacacacacacacacacacacacacacacacacacacacacacacgcataaaatgtaaaatacttaTACAAATCAGTGTGTGGAAAAACAATTTCCCTACATAGATCATTAAAGTacacttctttctcttcttctgcaaTTGTTCCAgttaagtcttagggaatagtactttcatatatttagagtagtaatgacattcaaatgacttcaaatggcaaaaatagatttaaatgtgtgtgtgtgtgtgtgtgtgtgtgtgtgtgtgtgtgtgtgtgtgtgtgtgtgtgtgtgtgtgtgtgtgtgtgtgtgtgtgtgtgtgtaaaattgcATTCTTGaaggcccctggtgtgtgtgtgtgtgtgtgtgtgtgtgtgtgtgtgtgtgtgtgtgtgtgtgtgtgtgtgtgtgtgtgtgtttgtttcagggccctgtacacacatataaacgCATATGTCAACATACATGTATATAGTAAGAGTAAttagataatttccccaagagggataataAACTGCATCTTTCttctaataaataatgacttatgaACAGACACTCTGAACCAAACACGTTTTTGGGTTATTGGTTCTTagattgaggactacctgtacttccTTTTTAATAGCTTCATCTGCACACTTTATGACTTTATGAAAACCCATTAATAAGCATGCAATGATTCGTTAGTTAGTAattagataaaaacaaaaacctttatTTGAGATAGATACTGCTACCAGACTACTTCTGTCAATACTGATATATATCAAATAACATTACTATCAAAGTTTAAACACGCTCAGATATATAGATCCACTATGACACCAACTTCAATCAGACACATAACTAAAGTTATATGTCTTCGCAATGAacgatatactgtatgttgataGTTCTTGGATTTTGTTTGTTACAGTTATTGTTAAAATCTAGTGTTATTTATGctctttctttaatttttccttctcatttGAGTGTCCTTGTATTAGTTTTCAAATATCTTTAATGTGAATTTGGTGGCCGTATTTATTCTACTGGGattaattatacagtatatgtcaacGCAAATACAGTCTCTGTACACAATATGTTTATAGCATGGACATGA
This region of Antennarius striatus isolate MH-2024 chromosome 4, ASM4005453v1, whole genome shotgun sequence genomic DNA includes:
- the LOC137594527 gene encoding protein FAM180A, which translates into the protein MKQAKICFQLILLLLLDQALQDVAAGKHPTRQKIGTSGFNANLMFEILLYGVEMDQYNNIVLLDRELASMRSGRAFLSQINDNIPRSRSSMVQMVTMLKDERRRPLTQDQFERLILTMVYSAHQAQSQEKEEQDAWAGVLLQLANITAHDLRGSYLFSYT
- the ddb2 gene encoding DNA damage-binding protein 2 is translated as MKGKATKESSASEAKGDARRRTRGGSTPSLSKKLRDRKDAGNNKQETPPKFAGVPRKNGRGSILHYIYQNALGQSLPSQLRRCLQGPFVRLLSTYEFYNTVSPVDRRLTCLEWHPTQPSTLAAASKGGDIYLGNTETPSKRSFIQGNGAGDSIGGMKFCPRDSSKVYVASVEGTLTLQNFESQRPIILSRTPDCGHEDHNVCYWYCCLDVSASRQMLVTGDNAGQLLLLSLDGHKVFSDKLHKTKVSHAEFNTRCDWLLATASVDHTVKLWDLRNLKDKNSFLHDLPHEKAVNSAYFNPLDCSKLLTTDQYDQIRVYSSPDWSKPQHIIQHPHRQFQHLTPIKATWHPFYDLFVVGRYPDDRIFPGDERTIDIFDSNTAELVCQIEDPTAAGIKSINKFNPLGDVIASGMGMSLLLWNRGKISQEEPLFSVKSYNRDLFRNLSRNRKGPASDPKLKKKLASLEESGTKTKKQAQMRKK